In Drosophila simulans strain w501 chromosome X, Prin_Dsim_3.1, whole genome shotgun sequence, one DNA window encodes the following:
- the LOC27208089 gene encoding LOW QUALITY PROTEIN: uncharacterized protein LOC27208089 (The sequence of the model RefSeq protein was modified relative to this genomic sequence to represent the inferred CDS: inserted 1 base in 1 codon) produces the protein MREVSAIFCNLALLSGVPLSIWQLLGLQSXGLRSPVVSVRLLESPVPGLWSVVPGHSHYRCMCREVTPHGCVRSSLFLVRAKIQQLQKLKLLPLAVVATHRNIERKLSDMKIVKIK, from the exons ATGCGGGAAGTCTCTGCAATTTTCTGCAACCTGGCGCTTTTGTCTGGAGTCCCATTGTCAATATGGCAGCTATTGGGTCTCCAGT GCGGTCTTCGGTCGCCGGTAGTCTCTGTTCGTCTCCTGGAGTCTCCGGTCCCTGGTCTCTGGTCTGTGGTCCCTGGTCATTCACATTATCGTTGCATGTGCCGAGAGGTAACCCCGCATGGGTGTGTTCGTTCATCTTTATTTCTTGTGCGTGCAAAAATTCAACAATTGCAGAAATTGAAACTTTTGCCTCTTGCCGTTGTTGCCACACACAGAAACATTGAAAGAAAACTTTCAGACATGAAAatcgtaaaaataaaatga